The proteins below come from a single Natrinema sp. SYSU A 869 genomic window:
- the rad50 gene encoding DNA double-strand break repair ATPase Rad50 produces MRVDRVRLLNFKCYGDADLTLERGVTVVHGVNGSGKSTLLEAVFFALYGSKALDERTLDDVITTGEEEAEVELWFTHDGREYHVERHLKLRGDRATTTKCVLETPTETIEGARDVRREVTKLLRMDAEAFVNCAYVRQGEVNKLIHASPSDRQDMIDDLLQLGALEDYRERASEARLGVKTVLDGQQEVLEDVRNQVQQKEEKDLHERLNSLESRRTDVVEKIDHYETQREQAQETLETAEDVLEHHEETREEIADLDEEIDELRSKISETERKREEASDEISEVRDQRENLAAERTELVDAVDLEDDPDEDAVQSRIADLEARDEELGDELQELTVTIETGTDEIERLREEADDLDAQAENAREEADELDERIDADEETIADRETKLEELNEEIEAARATFEDAPVAFGAAASHLDDLETEREELVSAINDVTADIRTAENAIEEGERLLEEGKCPECGQPVEDSPHVDVLDERREELADLEAEREDLEAERDDIDERIDRAEELREAERQVDRLEENRNNIEQLLAEKRETLGDRRDQRDQLRADAEEYAADAEEKRSAAAEREDEVADARAELGELNTERGDITETLESLERVSEIADERTSLEREIETLRERRQDWAEMNDERRETLSAKRDRKGDLESEFDEERVETAREDRANAETYIQQVDDKLDDLEEQRNGIQNAIGAVENEHEELERLRERLETVEDRCERLDSLYEEAETLQTTYGELRAELRQHNVETLERLLNETFELVYQNDSYAAIDLDGDYRLTVYQKDGEALEPEQLSGGERALFNLSLRCAIYRLLAEGVEGTAPMPPLILDEPTVFLDSGHVTQLVSLVESMRDLGVEQIVVVSHDEELVGAADSLVRVEKDATSNRSRLERGEPPEAELLASD; encoded by the coding sequence ATGAGGGTCGACCGCGTTCGGTTGCTGAACTTCAAGTGCTACGGCGACGCCGACCTTACGCTCGAGCGCGGCGTCACGGTCGTCCACGGCGTCAACGGCAGCGGGAAGTCGACGCTGCTCGAGGCCGTCTTCTTCGCACTCTACGGCTCGAAGGCCTTAGACGAACGAACACTCGACGACGTGATCACCACCGGTGAGGAGGAAGCCGAGGTCGAACTCTGGTTCACGCACGACGGCCGTGAGTACCACGTCGAGCGCCACCTCAAACTGCGCGGCGACCGCGCGACCACGACAAAATGCGTCCTCGAGACGCCGACGGAGACGATCGAGGGGGCCCGCGACGTTCGTCGGGAAGTGACCAAACTCCTGCGGATGGACGCCGAGGCGTTCGTCAACTGCGCGTACGTCCGACAGGGCGAGGTCAACAAGCTCATTCACGCCTCGCCGAGCGATCGCCAGGACATGATCGACGACCTGCTCCAGCTCGGCGCGCTCGAGGATTACCGCGAGCGTGCCAGCGAGGCCCGACTCGGCGTCAAAACAGTCCTCGACGGCCAGCAAGAGGTCCTCGAGGACGTTCGAAATCAAGTCCAGCAAAAGGAGGAAAAGGACCTCCACGAGCGGCTGAATAGCCTCGAGTCCCGCCGAACTGACGTCGTCGAGAAGATCGATCACTACGAGACACAGCGCGAGCAGGCCCAAGAGACCCTCGAGACAGCCGAAGACGTTCTCGAGCACCACGAAGAGACCCGCGAGGAGATCGCAGACCTCGACGAGGAGATCGACGAACTGCGGTCGAAGATCAGCGAGACCGAACGTAAGCGCGAGGAAGCGAGTGACGAAATTAGCGAGGTTCGGGACCAGCGCGAGAACCTCGCGGCCGAGCGCACCGAACTCGTCGACGCCGTCGATCTCGAGGACGACCCCGACGAGGACGCGGTGCAGAGCCGCATTGCGGACCTCGAGGCTCGCGACGAGGAACTCGGCGACGAGCTACAGGAGCTGACGGTGACGATCGAAACGGGAACCGACGAGATCGAGCGACTCCGCGAGGAGGCCGACGACCTCGATGCACAGGCTGAAAACGCTCGCGAGGAGGCTGACGAACTTGACGAGCGAATCGATGCCGACGAGGAAACGATCGCGGACCGCGAGACGAAACTCGAGGAACTCAACGAGGAGATTGAGGCCGCGCGGGCGACGTTCGAGGACGCGCCGGTCGCGTTCGGCGCGGCAGCGTCTCACCTTGACGACCTCGAAACCGAACGCGAGGAACTGGTCTCAGCTATCAACGACGTCACTGCCGACATCCGGACCGCCGAGAACGCGATCGAAGAGGGCGAACGCCTGCTCGAGGAAGGCAAGTGCCCCGAGTGCGGTCAGCCGGTCGAGGACTCGCCCCACGTCGATGTGCTGGATGAGCGCCGGGAGGAACTCGCCGACCTCGAGGCCGAGCGTGAGGACCTCGAAGCGGAGCGCGACGACATCGACGAGCGGATCGACCGCGCCGAGGAACTCCGAGAGGCCGAACGGCAGGTCGACCGCCTCGAGGAGAACCGCAACAACATTGAACAGTTGCTCGCTGAGAAACGGGAGACCCTCGGGGACCGACGCGACCAGCGCGATCAGCTGCGAGCCGACGCCGAGGAGTACGCGGCCGACGCCGAAGAAAAGCGATCCGCGGCAGCCGAACGCGAGGACGAGGTGGCCGACGCGCGGGCGGAACTTGGCGAGCTCAACACCGAACGCGGGGATATCACGGAGACGCTCGAGTCTCTGGAACGCGTCTCGGAGATCGCCGACGAGCGGACAAGCCTCGAAAGAGAGATCGAAACGCTTCGCGAACGGCGACAGGACTGGGCGGAAATGAACGACGAGCGCCGCGAGACACTCTCGGCAAAGCGCGATCGCAAGGGCGATCTCGAGTCGGAGTTCGACGAAGAGCGGGTCGAGACCGCTCGCGAAGACAGGGCGAACGCCGAGACCTACATCCAGCAGGTCGACGACAAACTCGACGACCTCGAGGAGCAACGGAACGGGATTCAGAACGCCATCGGCGCTGTCGAGAACGAACACGAGGAACTCGAACGCCTCCGCGAGCGCCTCGAGACGGTCGAGGATCGGTGCGAGCGCCTCGACTCGCTCTACGAGGAGGCCGAGACGCTGCAGACGACGTACGGAGAACTGCGCGCGGAACTGCGCCAGCACAACGTCGAGACCTTAGAGCGCCTGCTGAACGAAACGTTCGAACTGGTCTACCAGAACGACTCCTATGCGGCGATCGATCTCGACGGCGACTACCGATTAACCGTCTACCAGAAAGACGGCGAAGCCCTCGAGCCCGAGCAGCTATCCGGCGGCGAACGGGCGCTGTTCAACCTCAGCCTGCGGTGTGCGATCTACCGGCTGCTCGCCGAGGGAGTCGAGGGAACGGCTCCGATGCCGCCACTCATTCTCGACGAGCCGACGGTCTTCCTCGATTCGGGCCACGTCACCCAACTCGTCTCGTTGGTCGAGTCAATGCGGGATCTCGGCGTCGAACAGATCGTCGTCGTCAGCCACGACGAGGAACTCGTCGGTGCGGCGGACTCGCTCGTCCGCGTCGAAAAAGATGCGACGTCGAACCGCTCACGACTCGAGCGCGGCGAGCCGCCGGAGGCGGAATTACTCGCGTCTGACTAA